Sequence from the Sander lucioperca isolate FBNREF2018 chromosome 16, SLUC_FBN_1.2, whole genome shotgun sequence genome:
gcacactggctgtgtggcgtgagcgtgtcagctgcgtggcgtgtccgtttttatttgggctcccatggtaacaggttagagcgtgcacactgcctgcgtgacacgcaagTCTCAAAAaacgtgtgcatgctagaaataggaccgacgcctatttttcacacgacatgcaagcgtgttggaagcgtttccagacaaaatagaatacaaaaatatgtttatgtcattttgacacaaatacatttaataaatgacattttgatgtttgaaagcctctaggttttgacataaatgtagatataaatttagttttataaaaataaataatgactgattttcaaatattgcacctgtcaatacagaaccaaatatactggagcctattttgccgtcaatactgccgatgttgtcgttgctgtaatcagatcagtatatatttatgttcatGGGAAACATACACGTGTACAGACAAGGCCAGCAGCGCcgcatcagacacgtttctggacGAAAACGCCACGCacccgccacgcaactgactgcctaagaagaaggtgaagtagtagGAATGTTGTTATTAAAGCAGTTGGTGATTATGTTGATCTGTCGATACTAATCGATGAGTCGACTGATCCAACGGTTGCAGCTGTAGTTTGGGAGCCGCTGGCCTCGGGGATGAGTCCCATGGGAAACTGCTGCGGCGTCCTTAGCACCTCGTTGACGCGGTCGATCAGCATCTTCTCCTCTCTCGCCGCCACGGGGGGAAACCTCTGACGCAGGGTGTTCAGGAGAAACGCCTTCAGGTTCCCCGGGAGCGCCCACTTCCCTCTGGACCCGTCCCAGTTTGTCGTGACGCACCACGCCCAGTATTTCTCATCCGGGGTGACGAACCGGAACAGCAAGCAGCCGTAGCGATCCGCCTGGCCCTGGCTCATCCGGAGGAGCGTCAGGTGATCCTCCGGTGTCACGTCACGGATCGCCACGTCCGGATGCTGCCAGGGACGCCGGGGAATCAAAACGCCGTCGGGAGAACAGGAAGCTGAAGCCGCCGCTGTGGATGAGAGTCCGGGGTTAAACGGCGCTATCTCTGGCACATTGAGAGAGACgttaacacagacacagagagagagcatcAACAGTACAGAGTCTCTTTTCAAATCTCTTTACGTGGTAAAACTGGTATTTCATGTTTCTGCATTCTAACTTTCAGCCCGAGTGCTGTAAAGACTGACAATTATACCTGAGGCTTATCTTATTCTTATTTAATTTTCTGGtctggtttgaatcctacttaaagaacaaggactactttgtgtctatagatAAACATGATAACAaatagggctggatgattaatcgaaaaataatcgtaactTCCGAAtcgaaattcagagcctataaccgacgtaattttaccaagtcggttatttcggtcttttaatcctattaatatttccgaGGCCGCCCACTGTGcgttaatgtactttccccttaaaacatattacggccgccgcgtgtgtagtcacgtgactccgccccgtccagtctgcgaccataggtgctttccgatcggatagtacttgtactttttagaggaaaagtaggGAGCGGCGCAAGcatggcaacggtctttatagcatcgtcactagaccttagcgccacatacaacaacaacaaatgatgctaatacttgtgcacttttcctatattaaatgcacgtccattctcgtagtaattcatgtaatgttttgctcaacacagacggggctttattatactcagaacagaccccgcctctgcctgctgcgctgtggacgtgtgttagagtttagattctattttccgccacatcctcgggccggaccgggcctgggccggacccttgatcaagcaatttttttttttttttatcaattaccttattatcctatttgggtggggaaatagctatgccataatcagaaatattatttatttatttatattatatttatatatatatatatatatatatatatatatatatatatatatataaataaaagtaacaaatgtgtacaaaagttaggctgcagttactaaatgcagcacttcatgcgcggagtctcctcctctcacacgcatcacaccgggagcttgaagatgtaaagaaaaacaggagaattaattttgagcaagtgtggaggaaagtcggaggtatggaagcagtttaaacaagtcgtgggcagtgacaacaatatgttgttcatcatcattcggatccatttgtgatccgttccattctaaactaacagcagtttacagcttcgtccttgttgtattattctaaacagatttctgtagttcaaacaactctgaattgtagttgagaacgtcagttataacggcccacgtattaaaaaagtgtcgggtttaaatcgggctcataattacagttaatgtgtcgggccgggctcgggtaggttcgggcttgattttttttgggccaatctaagctctagtgtgtgcgtgtgcgtgcgcgcgtgtgtgtgtgtgtgtgtgtgtgtgtgtgtgtgtgtgtgtgcgtgcgtgtgcgtgcgtgcgatgGCCGgtgagccgcaggacacgcttgtggagtttaactccgaaaagacagttaaccacaggttcccgttaatcttatgatggacatttattatttattttctacatttttaggaaacttaaattacttttacttttttataagacgtttttatttaattgtaaaatctactgttgttcagttcagttgtttgaaatatttaataaataagcattaattgctatctgtgtgttgtttccttattttagaatcacaaagataggattatgcactctttcattagaaaaaataaccgtgaacatattaacagtataagaaaagatttttttttttaaataatcgttcaataatcgtaatcgaggtaacttgttcgattaatcgtgattatgattttagccaaaatcgtccagccctaataacaaacatgacaaatatgaaatgcggagttccccaaggctccattttggagcctcttctgtttaacatctacatgttTCTACTGGCTGAGATAACAGAAGACAGTTGCACTGATTATTTGTCTATAAGCGTTAACATTTGCTGTGTGATCTCAtcaacacacagtcacatgacTTCTCAAACCTGACGGAGGTTCTCCGCTGTCCTTCAAAACGTCACAATTACCTTCTGTTttcatgtgttgagtttgtctctgatgaagctgtgaggactgagcttcctcttcatcttcactcttcacagggacaggagtgaatgggaacttggtgatatcagcccgTTCCAGctcttgaagctgctctccctcctgactgctccacaggtcctcctgttcctctttaatgtgtcgCCTCAGACTTCCTGCTTCTGTGAAATGTCCCTCTCCCGTTTGACTCCTGTCGATCTGCAGGGGAGTGTTGTCAAATGTTTCATCGCTCTGAGAGACTTCGttatgtttcagagagtttaaacctGACAGACACGCCCTGCTCTCTTTCAAAAAATCAcggtcatcagtctcaggttcagaagagtctccagtctggtcttcagtctctggttgtaaaagtggatgcggatgtgagttcctggctggttctggtcctccacagtcctctccatcagcttgtgtttccatgtgttgagtttctcTGCTGGCTGGaggctctgcctctctgtcctcCTCCGTTTGAGTTTGCTGCGAGCACGGACGACCGACACATTTGTGAGTTTTGACCTGACTCAGCCAGGCAAACGTCTTGTCACAAACGCTGCAGCTGAATCGCTTCTCCCCCGTGTGGACTCTCATGTGGTGCGTCAGGTTCCCCGCCTGGGTGAAACCTTTGCCGCAAAACGAGCAGCTAAACGGCTTCTCCCCCGTGTGCGTTCTCATGTGCACCTTCAGATGCGCCTCGCTCAAAGTCCTCAGATCACAAACCGAGCAGACACAGGGCTTGTCTCCCGTGTGGACTCTCATGTGCTGCGTCAGTTGCACCTTCTGTCCGAAGCTTTTGTCGCACACCgagcagctgaaaggctttTCCCCCGTGTGATTCCTCATGTGTCTTTTCAGGTTCCCACTTCCGATGAAAGCTTTGCCGCACACCGAGCAGCTGAACGGTCTCTCGCCCGTGTGCGTCCTCATGTGCGTCTTCAGGTGTTCTTTGCTCAAAACTGCCTGATCGCAAACCgagcagctgaaaggcttcTCTCCCGTGTGGATCATTGCGTGTCTCTGTAAATGCTGCCTGCGTGCAAACGCTTTCTGACACACCGAACAGCTGAAAGGCTTTTCGCCCGTGTGCGTTCTCATGTGCTCCGTCAGTTGCACCTTCTGTATAAATATTTTACCGCAAACCGAGCAGCTGAAAGCTTTTTCTCCCGTGTGAGACttcatgtgtctcttcagatgTTGCTTTGTTCcaaatcttttcccacactcaAAACAGCTCAACGACTCTTTGTCATCACCGATGGGAACTTCCTCACGTTCCAGAGAGTTTAAACCTGACCGACGTTCGCTGGCGTCCTTCCAAACATCGCTGTCGACGCTGTCGTCAGTCTCTGGTTGAAAAAATGGATGTGGaggtgagttcctggctggttctggtcctccacagtcctctccatcagcttctgtttccatgtgttcagTCTGTCTCTGTTGAAGCCCTGTTCAAGTGAGATAAAAGAAAACTATTTCATTAGGGGGTCAGCGGTAGCTGCGTAGCAAACACTTTCTTTCACCGTAACGTAATGAAAGTTAGAATAACACGTTAGACATTTTCTGTACTAGATCCTTCAGAAACTGTTCAGTCATGTTTTCTActcttaaattaaaataaaccagCTTCTCTTGAACTTTTATGCTCTTTGTTTCCGTTTTTCCCCCTAAAAACCCTGTTAACCctgctgttgtccttgggtcataatttgaccctttttcaaagtttctacatcagaaatttgggtttctttcaaccaaattgcccaaaaatgacacgaatggttccatacaacatttactcttcgcaggtaaaattgaGGATCCGTTcactgattattttcattgatttttttttttttttccaatttcatagcatttgaaaaaacaatgAAGAGTTTGAGTTTGTGATTACCCACTAAAATCGTAACTATTCGTCagtttttaaactcaaaattaGGTACAATTTTCATATAAATGCATATAAACTTCAAAAATTGTCTAAAGGGTTTATTTTAcctgggaggacaacacaaagaTTAAATAACGGCACCCACGTTGTTCctaccttcctcttcatcatgtTCACTCTTCACAGtaacaggagtgaatgggaacttggtgatatcagcctcctccagcccttgaagctgctctccctcctgactgctccacagttcctcctgttcctctttaatgtttagggggggctctggctcctgctggtccacactggagctacactcctgctgctcagggggaacctcttctttaaccaccaacagctgctcaacatctacaggaaacaggaaacacattCAGAGAGACATTGCAGACAAATGTCATCGTTCATTAAAACCACAGCTCTTCTGCAGATCACGGAgcatctagtctatatccaagaagttccacttccgggattgctccgatgcCGCCGAAATTCTGCCGAACGTCCCTCATTTGgcccggatgtccgtccccttcctctttctttgtgttggcgttctaacctccggtgggtttctgaggactatggttaactgctcctcagatctctgcaggtaaatccagacaactagctagactatctgtccaatctgagttttctgttgcacgactaaaactactttttgaacgtacacatgttccaccaaaacaagttccttactgagaatatttagcagaggcaccgtggctctgtccggagcttagcaccgcccaagatgattgtgattggtttaaagaaatgccaataaaccagagcatgtttttctcccatcctggaatgctgtgtggactagccagaccttcctctgcagcgctgtggaggaaggtctagaCATGAGAGACTACTGAGCATCAAACAGCTTCACACTCGGACTAAGTAACACTGTAAAAGCTTAAAGACTAAACCTGCTAAAGAAGTCCAGCTGCACTCactagatctgagaaaagtcattcATAAATAGCTTTagctcacattgattttacattcatttggctCAAACAACTTGGCTGCTGCAGCTTATAACGGTAGGGAAAACCCTAAACTACTACCGCATATATGTATATCTTAGGGGAGACTGGGGATAGCTGTAACATGTCCAATTTCTCCAATCAGGAACAAGTTTTAGAATCAGCTGATTCACTCTGCACATGCTCTGTTTAGTCCTGAATACACATGTGAAGAAGCATCCCCCTACGACAgacactgcacattttagaaagaaaaaaactaatttttagTTAAGAAATTATACATTTCTTTACCTCATTTATTTCTGTGAAGCATTGCCGGCTTTGTAGTTAAACTCAACAAACTTAAATCATGTTAATTGTGTCTTTATGAATATCTTTCATGCAGGTTTTTGTTGCTAATgttttagctgttagctgtaaATTAGGATAGTTCATGGAAACAATAGTCTGGGTTAGAAAATGTTACAACGTACCCCGAGTTAAATGTTggttgtatttatgttttttctttaaatttcaGTCTTGTAAAGGAAAGGAGTgcctctgaacacacacacacacacacacacacacacacacacacacacacacacacacacacacacacacattatgttaAAAAGTCATTTAAATGTTGAATGAAACTTTCAATATCAGGTTTTTGTTATAGTCCAAATATCATGTTACATTTTACTATGGGGTAAACTGTAATATTTCCCTCCTTGTGTTTGAGAGTAGACTGTGCATTTTGTGTTTGGGTCGCAGAGATATCAGCTACATCATTTAATAGCAGACACATAGAACTAGTTTGTAGCCCATTTTGAACGCGCTGGCTTAAAAGAGCTccaagacacagacagaaatgtCAAATATGTTGCAACTATCCTTGGTCTCCCCTGCTGTACTTAACTCTGTAGCTACAAAACGCATATAGTATACATATATCTAACTTACTCTGTAGctacaaaacacatataggaTACATATATCTAACTTACTCTGTAGCTACAAAACACATATAGTATACATATATCTAACTTACTCTGTAGCTACAAAACACATATAGTATACATATATCTAACTTACTCTGTAGctacaaaacacatataggaTACATATCTAACTTACTCTGTAGCTACAAAACACATATAGTATACATATATCTAACTTACTCTGTAGCTACAAAACACATATAGTATACATATATCTAACTTACTCTGTAGCTACAAAACACATATAGTATACATATATCTAACTTACTCTGTAGCTACAAAACACATATAGTAAATAGTATAGTACAAACTCAACTAACTGCACAACTTCcagtgatacacacacacacacacacacacacagacacacagacagacagacagacagacagacagacacacatagacacacagacagagacacacacacacacacacctcagtgtgttacattatatatttttatgttccAGCACAATGCTGTAGTTGTGAGTTTGGAGCTAATGCTGCAGACACTAACCTGTTATTCTCCGCAGCTCCATGTTTAATATCCGGATATCTCTGTCTGAAAATGTCCACTCAACTGTC
This genomic interval carries:
- the LOC116050099 gene encoding zinc finger protein 2-like, which codes for METEADGEDCGGPEPARNSPPHPFFQPETDDSVDSDVWKDASERRSGLNSLEREEVPIGDDKESLSCFECGKRFGTKQHLKRHMKSHTGEKAFSCSVCGKIFIQKVQLTEHMRTHTGEKPFSCSVCQKAFARRQHLQRHAMIHTGEKPFSCSVCDQAVLSKEHLKTHMRTHTGERPFSCSVCGKAFIGSGNLKRHMRNHTGEKPFSCSVCDKSFGQKVQLTQHMRVHTGDKPCVCSVCDLRTLSEAHLKVHMRTHTGEKPFSCSFCGKGFTQAGNLTHHMRVHTGEKRFSCSVCDKTFAWLSQVKTHKCVGRPCSQQTQTEEDREAEPPASRETQHMETQADGEDCGGPEPARNSHPHPLLQPETEDQTGDSSEPETDDRDFLKESRACLSGLNSLKHNEVSQSDETFDNTPLQIDRSQTGEGHFTEAGSLRRHIKEEQEDLWSSQEGEQLQELERADITKFPFTPVPVKSEDEEEAQSSQLHQRQTQHMKTEGNCDVLKDSGEPPSGLRSHVTVC